One region of Salvelinus namaycush isolate Seneca chromosome 3, SaNama_1.0, whole genome shotgun sequence genomic DNA includes:
- the LOC120045061 gene encoding eukaryotic peptide chain release factor subunit 1-like yields the protein MADDPNAADRNVEIWKIKKLIKSLEAARGNGTSMISLIIPPKDQISRVAKMLADEFGTASNIKSRVNRLSVLGAITSVQQRLKLYHKVPPNGLVVYCGTIVTDEGKEKKVNIDFEPFKPINTSLYLCDNKFHTEALTALLSDDSKFGFIVIDGSGALFGTLQGNTREVLHKFTVDLPKKHGRGGQSALRFARLRMEKRHNYVRKVAETAATLFLCNDKVNVAGMVLAGSADFKTELSQSDMFDPRLQAKILKLVDISYGGENGFNQAIELSAEVLTNVKFIQEKKLIGRYFDEISQDTGKYCFGVEDTLKAMEMGAVEILIVYENLDTMRYILRCHGAEGLAMAEKGTDEKTLYLTPEQEKDKSHFTDKETGQDHELIESLPLLEWFANSYKKFGACLEIVTDKSQEGSQFVKGFGGIGGILRYRVDFQAIEYQGEDDELFDLDDY from the exons ATGGCGGACGACCCCAACGCAGCGGATAGGAACGTGGAGATATGGAAGATAAAGAAATTGATCAAAAGTCTGGAAGCTGCTCGGGG GAATGGCACGAGTATGATATCCCTGATCATCCCGCCAAAGGACCAGATCTCCAGAGTGGCCAAGATGTTGGCTGATGAGTTTGGCACTGCATCCAACATTAAAAGCAGAGTCAACAGGCTCTCTGTGCTTGGAGCCATCACCTCTGTACAGCAGAGACTcaaactctaccataaag TGCCTCCCAACGGCTTGGTTGTGTACTGTGGCACCATTGTGACTGATGAGGGCAAAGAGAAAAAAGTCAATATCGACTTTGAGCCTTTTAAACCCATCAACACTTCTCTGTATCTCTGTGACAACAAGTTCCACACAGAG GCTCTTACAGCATTGCTCTCAGATGACAGCAAGTTTGGTTTCATTGTGATTGATGGAAGTGGCGCCCTCTTCGGAACCCTACAGGGCAACACCAGGGAGGTGCTGCACAAGTTCACAGTGGACCTACCCAAGAAGCACG GCAGAGGAGGACAGTCTGCCTTGCGTTTTGCTCGTTTGAGGATGGAAAAGAGACATAACTATGTGCGGAAGGTGGCAGAGACGGCAGCCACGCTTTTTTTGTGCAACGACAAGGTCAATGTAGCAGGCATGGTCTTAGCTGGTTCAGCTGACTTCAAGACGGAGCTCAGCCAGTCAGACATGTTTGACCCG AGGCTTCAAGCTAAGATCCTGAAGCTGGTTGATATATCATATGGTGGGGAGAATGGGTTCAACCAGGCCATTGAACTGTCTGCAGAAGTGCTTACCAATGTCAAATTCATCCAGGAGAAGAAACTAATAG GACGATACTTTGATGAGATCAGCCAGGATACGGGGAAGTACTGCTTTGGGGTGGAAGACACACTGAAAGCCATGGAAATGGGTGCTGTTGAGATCCTGATTGTTTATGAGAACCTGGATACCATGAGATACATCCTACGTTGCCACGGAGCAGAGGGACTTGCTATGGCGGAGAAGGGTACCG ATGAGAAGACGTTGTATTTGACGCCAGAGCAGGAGAAAGACAAGTCTCACTTCACAGACAAAGAG ACTGGTCAGGACCATGAGCTGATCGAGAGCTTGCCATTACTTGAATGGTTTGCCAACAGCTATAAGAAGTTTGGAGCCTGTCTGGAGATTGTCACTGACAAGAGCCAAGAAGGATCCCAGTTTGTCAAAGGCTTTGGTGGGATTGGTG GGATCTTGCGGTACAGGGTGGATTTCCAGGCCATAGAGTACCAAGGAGAAGACGATGAGTTATTTGATTTGGATGACTACTAG
- the LOC120044258 gene encoding short transient receptor potential channel 7-like isoform X3, translated as MHHRKTTVREKGRRQAIRGPAYMFRERGTSLTSEEERFLDSAEYGNVPVVRKMLEESKTLNVNCVDYMGQNALQLAVGNEHLEVTELLLKKEGLARVGDGLLLAISKGYVRIVEAILADPAFGGGLRLTLSPLEQELRDDDFYAYDEDGTRFSHDVTPVILAAHCQEYEIVHTLLMKGARIEKPHDYFCKCSECHDKQCRDSFSHSRSRMNAYKGLASAAYLSLSSEDPVFTALELSNELARLANIETEFKNDYRKLSMQCKDFVVGVLDLCRNTEEVEAILNGDVDQALPGDHSRPCLSRVKLAIKYEVKKFVAHPNCQQQLLTLWYENLAGLRQQSAGVKCWIVLGVAIGLPFLSIAYWIVPCSKFGQILRSPFMKFVAHAVSFTIFLGLLVINASDSFEGVKNLPNETITDHPLQVFRVKTSQFSWTEMLIMNWVIGMIWSECKEIWADGPREYIMHLWNVLDFGMLSIFVASFMARLMAFLRASEAQLYVDMYVPNMPNIDLSNASLPPNVAYYTHARNRWLPSDPQLISEGLYSIAVVLSFSRIAYILPANESFGPLQISLGRTVKDIVKFMVIFIMVFLAFMIGMFNLYSYYLGAKYNPAFTTVEESFKTLFWSIFGLSEVISVVLKYDHKFIENIGYVLFGIYNVTMVIVLLNMLIAMINHSYQEIEEDADVEWKFARAKLWLSYFDEGHTLPPPFNLVPSPKSFYYLVLRTRACLVRLCKAKACLQDNQRETKLMKRLIKRYVLKAQVDSENDEINEGELKEIKQDISSLRYELLEEKSQATEELADLIQQLGDKLSKNAKKP; from the exons ATGCACCATAGAAAAACTACTGTGCGAGAGAAGGGTCGTCGGCAGGCTATCCGTGGACCAGCCTACATGTTCAGGGAGCGGGGCACCAGTCTCACTTCAGAGGAGGAGCGCTTCCTAGACTCTGCTGAGTATGGGAACGTCCCAGTGGTGCGTAAGATGCTGGAAGAGTCCAAGACCCTCAACGTCAACTGTGTGGACTACATGGGCCAGAATGCACTGCAGTTGGCCGTGGGTAATGAGCACTTGGAAGTGACAGAACTACTGCTGAAGAAGGAGGGTCTTGCTCGTGTGGGCGATGGCCTCCTCTTGGCCATCAGTAAGGGCTATGTGCGTATCGTAGAGGCTATCCTGGCCGACCCTGCATTCGGAGGTGGGCTACGCCTCACTTTAAGCCCCCTGGAGCAGGAGCTACGAGATGATGACTTTTATGCCTACGACGAAGATGGCACGCGTTTCTCCCATGACGTGACCCCGGTCATCCTGGCTGCACACTGCCAGGAGTACGAGATAGTGCACACTCTGTTGATGAAGGGAGCCCGTATCGAGAAGCCCCATGACTACTTCTGTAAGTGTAGCGAGTGTCATGACAAGCAGTGCCGTGACTCATTCAGCCACTCCCGCTCCAGGATGAATGCTTATAAAGGGCTAGCCAGCGCTGCCTACCTGTCCCTGTCTAGTGAGGACCCTGTATTCACCGCTCTGGAGCTCAGCAACGAGCTGGCTCGCCTCGCCAACATCGAGACTGAGTTCAAG aatGACTACAGGAAGCTGTCCATGCAGTGTAAGGACTTTGTGGTGGGAGTGCTTGACTTATGCAGAAACACGGAGGAGGTGGAGGCCATTTTGAATGGGGATGTGGACCAAGCTTTGCCCGGCGATCACAGTCGACCCTGCCTCAGTCGGGTCAAACTGGCCATTAAGTACGAGGTCAAGAAG TTTGTGGCCCATCCTAACTGCCAGCAGCAGCTCCTGACCCTGTGGTATGAGAACCTAGCTGGACTTAGGCAGCAGTCTGCTGGGGTGAAATGCTGGATAGTCCTGGGAGTGGCTATTGGCCTTCCTTTCCTCTCAATCGCATACTGGATAGTGCCCTGCAGTAAG TTCGGTCAGATTCTCCGTAGCCCCTTCATGAAGTTTGTGGCCCATGCTGTTTCATTCACCATCTTTCTTGGACTGCTGGTAATCAATGCCTCGGACAGCTTCGAGGGAGTAAAGAACCTTCCCAACGAGACTATAACAGACCACCCTCTTCAGGTGTTCAGGGTCAAAACCAGTCAATTCTCCTGGACTGAGATGCTCATCATGAATTGGGTGATTG GGATGATCTGGTCGGAGTGTAAGGAGATCTGGGCTGATGGGCCAAGGGAGTATATCATGCACCTCTGGAACGTACTAGACTTTGGCATGCTGTCCATCTTCGTGGCATCCTTCATGGCTCGGCTCATGGCCTTCCTGAGGGCCTCTGAGGCCCAGTTGTATGTGGACATGTATGTTCCCAACATGCCCAACATAGACCTGAGCAACGCCTCACTGCCTCCAAATGTAGCCTATTACACCCATG caAGGAACAGGTGGTTACCCTCCGATCCTCAGCTCATCTCCGAGGGTTTGTACTCCATTGCAGTGGTGCTCAGTTTCTCCCGCATTGCCTACATCTTGCCTGCCAATGAGAGCTTCGGCCCACTTCAAATCTCCCTAGGCCGGACGGTCAAGGACATCGTCAAGTTCATGGTCATTTTCATAATGGTCTTCCTGGCTTTCATGATTGGCATGTTCAATCTATATTCTTATTACCTTGGTGCCAAGTACAACCCTGCCTTCACCAC AGTGGAGGAGAGCTTTAAGACTCTATTTTGGTCCATCTTCGGCTTGTCTGAAGTTATCTCTGTGGTCTTGAAGTATGACCATAAGTTCATAGAGAACATTGGTTATGTTCTCTTTGGCATCTACAATGTAACCATGGTAATCGTACTGCTCAACATGCTGATTGCAATGATCAATCACTCCTATCAGGAGATTGAG GAGGATGCTGATGTGGAGTGGAAGTTTGCCCGTGCTAAACTCTGGCTGTCCTACTTTGACGAGGGACATACTCTTCCCCCACCATTTAACCTGGTTCCCAGCCCCAAGTCCTTCTACTACCTAGTCCTGCGCACAAGGGCTTGTCTGGTGAGGCTGTGCAAGGCCAAAGCCTGTCTCCAAGACAACCAGCGGGAGACG AAACTGATGAAGAGGCTCATTAAGCGATATGTGCTAAAGGCTCAGGTTGACAGTGAAAATGACGAAATCAACGAAG GGGAGCTGAAGGAGATCAAGCAGGACATCTCCAGCCTGCGATATGAGCTTCTGGAAGAGAAGTCTCAGGCCACAGAAGAACTAGCTGACTTGATCCAACAGCTTGGTGACAAGCTTAGCAAGAACGCCAAGAAACCTTGA
- the LOC120044258 gene encoding short transient receptor potential channel 7-like isoform X2 produces MHHRKTTVREKGRRQAIRGPAYMFRERGTSLTSEEERFLDSAEYGNVPVVRKMLEESKTLNVNCVDYMGQNALQLAVGNEHLEVTELLLKKEGLARVGDGLLLAISKGYVRIVEAILADPAFGGGLRLTLSPLEQELRDDDFYAYDEDGTRFSHDVTPVILAAHCQEYEIVHTLLMKGARIEKPHDYFCKCSECHDKQCRDSFSHSRSRMNAYKGLASAAYLSLSSEDPVFTALELSNELARLANIETEFKNDYRKLSMQCKDFVVGVLDLCRNTEEVEAILNGDVDQALPGDHSRPCLSRVKLAIKYEVKKFVAHPNCQQQLLTLWYENLAGLRQQSAGVKCWIVLGVAIGLPFLSIAYWIVPCSKFGQILRSPFMKFVAHAVSFTIFLGLLVINASDSFEGVKNLPNETITDHPLQVFRVKTSQFSWTEMLIMNWVIGMIWSECKEIWADGPREYIMHLWNVLDFGMLSIFVASFMARLMAFLRASEAQLYVDMYVPNMPNIDLSNASLPPNVAYYTHARNRWLPSDPQLISEGLYSIAVVLSFSRIAYILPANESFGPLQISLGRTVKDIVKFMVIFIMVFLAFMIGMFNLYSYYLGAKYNPAFTTVEESFKTLFWSIFGLSEVISVVLKYDHKFIENIGYVLFGIYNVTMVIVLLNMLIAMINHSYQEIEEDADVEWKFARAKLWLSYFDEGHTLPPPFNLVPSPKSFYYLVLRTRACLVRLCKAKACLQDNQRETAMINLRFKKLMKRLIKRYVLKAQVDSENDEINEGELKEIKQDISSLRYELLEEKSQATEELADLIQQLGDKLSKNAKKP; encoded by the exons ATGCACCATAGAAAAACTACTGTGCGAGAGAAGGGTCGTCGGCAGGCTATCCGTGGACCAGCCTACATGTTCAGGGAGCGGGGCACCAGTCTCACTTCAGAGGAGGAGCGCTTCCTAGACTCTGCTGAGTATGGGAACGTCCCAGTGGTGCGTAAGATGCTGGAAGAGTCCAAGACCCTCAACGTCAACTGTGTGGACTACATGGGCCAGAATGCACTGCAGTTGGCCGTGGGTAATGAGCACTTGGAAGTGACAGAACTACTGCTGAAGAAGGAGGGTCTTGCTCGTGTGGGCGATGGCCTCCTCTTGGCCATCAGTAAGGGCTATGTGCGTATCGTAGAGGCTATCCTGGCCGACCCTGCATTCGGAGGTGGGCTACGCCTCACTTTAAGCCCCCTGGAGCAGGAGCTACGAGATGATGACTTTTATGCCTACGACGAAGATGGCACGCGTTTCTCCCATGACGTGACCCCGGTCATCCTGGCTGCACACTGCCAGGAGTACGAGATAGTGCACACTCTGTTGATGAAGGGAGCCCGTATCGAGAAGCCCCATGACTACTTCTGTAAGTGTAGCGAGTGTCATGACAAGCAGTGCCGTGACTCATTCAGCCACTCCCGCTCCAGGATGAATGCTTATAAAGGGCTAGCCAGCGCTGCCTACCTGTCCCTGTCTAGTGAGGACCCTGTATTCACCGCTCTGGAGCTCAGCAACGAGCTGGCTCGCCTCGCCAACATCGAGACTGAGTTCAAG aatGACTACAGGAAGCTGTCCATGCAGTGTAAGGACTTTGTGGTGGGAGTGCTTGACTTATGCAGAAACACGGAGGAGGTGGAGGCCATTTTGAATGGGGATGTGGACCAAGCTTTGCCCGGCGATCACAGTCGACCCTGCCTCAGTCGGGTCAAACTGGCCATTAAGTACGAGGTCAAGAAG TTTGTGGCCCATCCTAACTGCCAGCAGCAGCTCCTGACCCTGTGGTATGAGAACCTAGCTGGACTTAGGCAGCAGTCTGCTGGGGTGAAATGCTGGATAGTCCTGGGAGTGGCTATTGGCCTTCCTTTCCTCTCAATCGCATACTGGATAGTGCCCTGCAGTAAG TTCGGTCAGATTCTCCGTAGCCCCTTCATGAAGTTTGTGGCCCATGCTGTTTCATTCACCATCTTTCTTGGACTGCTGGTAATCAATGCCTCGGACAGCTTCGAGGGAGTAAAGAACCTTCCCAACGAGACTATAACAGACCACCCTCTTCAGGTGTTCAGGGTCAAAACCAGTCAATTCTCCTGGACTGAGATGCTCATCATGAATTGGGTGATTG GGATGATCTGGTCGGAGTGTAAGGAGATCTGGGCTGATGGGCCAAGGGAGTATATCATGCACCTCTGGAACGTACTAGACTTTGGCATGCTGTCCATCTTCGTGGCATCCTTCATGGCTCGGCTCATGGCCTTCCTGAGGGCCTCTGAGGCCCAGTTGTATGTGGACATGTATGTTCCCAACATGCCCAACATAGACCTGAGCAACGCCTCACTGCCTCCAAATGTAGCCTATTACACCCATG caAGGAACAGGTGGTTACCCTCCGATCCTCAGCTCATCTCCGAGGGTTTGTACTCCATTGCAGTGGTGCTCAGTTTCTCCCGCATTGCCTACATCTTGCCTGCCAATGAGAGCTTCGGCCCACTTCAAATCTCCCTAGGCCGGACGGTCAAGGACATCGTCAAGTTCATGGTCATTTTCATAATGGTCTTCCTGGCTTTCATGATTGGCATGTTCAATCTATATTCTTATTACCTTGGTGCCAAGTACAACCCTGCCTTCACCAC AGTGGAGGAGAGCTTTAAGACTCTATTTTGGTCCATCTTCGGCTTGTCTGAAGTTATCTCTGTGGTCTTGAAGTATGACCATAAGTTCATAGAGAACATTGGTTATGTTCTCTTTGGCATCTACAATGTAACCATGGTAATCGTACTGCTCAACATGCTGATTGCAATGATCAATCACTCCTATCAGGAGATTGAG GAGGATGCTGATGTGGAGTGGAAGTTTGCCCGTGCTAAACTCTGGCTGTCCTACTTTGACGAGGGACATACTCTTCCCCCACCATTTAACCTGGTTCCCAGCCCCAAGTCCTTCTACTACCTAGTCCTGCGCACAAGGGCTTGTCTGGTGAGGCTGTGCAAGGCCAAAGCCTGTCTCCAAGACAACCAGCGGGAGACGGCCATGATCAATTTGCGATTTAAG AAACTGATGAAGAGGCTCATTAAGCGATATGTGCTAAAGGCTCAGGTTGACAGTGAAAATGACGAAATCAACGAAG GGGAGCTGAAGGAGATCAAGCAGGACATCTCCAGCCTGCGATATGAGCTTCTGGAAGAGAAGTCTCAGGCCACAGAAGAACTAGCTGACTTGATCCAACAGCTTGGTGACAAGCTTAGCAAGAACGCCAAGAAACCTTGA
- the LOC120044258 gene encoding short transient receptor potential channel 7-like isoform X1, with translation MHHRKTTVREKGRRQAIRGPAYMFRERGTSLTSEEERFLDSAEYGNVPVVRKMLEESKTLNVNCVDYMGQNALQLAVGNEHLEVTELLLKKEGLARVGDGLLLAISKGYVRIVEAILADPAFGGGLRLTLSPLEQELRDDDFYAYDEDGTRFSHDVTPVILAAHCQEYEIVHTLLMKGARIEKPHDYFCKCSECHDKQCRDSFSHSRSRMNAYKGLASAAYLSLSSEDPVFTALELSNELARLANIETEFKNDYRKLSMQCKDFVVGVLDLCRNTEEVEAILNGDVDQALPGDHSRPCLSRVKLAIKYEVKKFVAHPNCQQQLLTLWYENLAGLRQQSAGVKCWIVLGVAIGLPFLSIAYWIVPCSKFGQILRSPFMKFVAHAVSFTIFLGLLVINASDSFEGVKNLPNETITDHPLQVFRVKTSQFSWTEMLIMNWVIGMIWSECKEIWADGPREYIMHLWNVLDFGMLSIFVASFMARLMAFLRASEAQLYVDMYVPNMPNIDLSNASLPPNVAYYTHARNRWLPSDPQLISEGLYSIAVVLSFSRIAYILPANESFGPLQISLGRTVKDIVKFMVIFIMVFLAFMIGMFNLYSYYLGAKYNPAFTTVEESFKTLFWSIFGLSEVISVVLKYDHKFIENIGYVLFGIYNVTMVIVLLNMLIAMINHSYQEIEEDADVEWKFARAKLWLSYFDEGHTLPPPFNLVPSPKSFYYLVLRTRACLVRLCKAKACLQDNQRETAMINLRFKIKQYRPQTRTPGQDDFTIKHPTRYQKLMKRLIKRYVLKAQVDSENDEINEGELKEIKQDISSLRYELLEEKSQATEELADLIQQLGDKLSKNAKKP, from the exons ATGCACCATAGAAAAACTACTGTGCGAGAGAAGGGTCGTCGGCAGGCTATCCGTGGACCAGCCTACATGTTCAGGGAGCGGGGCACCAGTCTCACTTCAGAGGAGGAGCGCTTCCTAGACTCTGCTGAGTATGGGAACGTCCCAGTGGTGCGTAAGATGCTGGAAGAGTCCAAGACCCTCAACGTCAACTGTGTGGACTACATGGGCCAGAATGCACTGCAGTTGGCCGTGGGTAATGAGCACTTGGAAGTGACAGAACTACTGCTGAAGAAGGAGGGTCTTGCTCGTGTGGGCGATGGCCTCCTCTTGGCCATCAGTAAGGGCTATGTGCGTATCGTAGAGGCTATCCTGGCCGACCCTGCATTCGGAGGTGGGCTACGCCTCACTTTAAGCCCCCTGGAGCAGGAGCTACGAGATGATGACTTTTATGCCTACGACGAAGATGGCACGCGTTTCTCCCATGACGTGACCCCGGTCATCCTGGCTGCACACTGCCAGGAGTACGAGATAGTGCACACTCTGTTGATGAAGGGAGCCCGTATCGAGAAGCCCCATGACTACTTCTGTAAGTGTAGCGAGTGTCATGACAAGCAGTGCCGTGACTCATTCAGCCACTCCCGCTCCAGGATGAATGCTTATAAAGGGCTAGCCAGCGCTGCCTACCTGTCCCTGTCTAGTGAGGACCCTGTATTCACCGCTCTGGAGCTCAGCAACGAGCTGGCTCGCCTCGCCAACATCGAGACTGAGTTCAAG aatGACTACAGGAAGCTGTCCATGCAGTGTAAGGACTTTGTGGTGGGAGTGCTTGACTTATGCAGAAACACGGAGGAGGTGGAGGCCATTTTGAATGGGGATGTGGACCAAGCTTTGCCCGGCGATCACAGTCGACCCTGCCTCAGTCGGGTCAAACTGGCCATTAAGTACGAGGTCAAGAAG TTTGTGGCCCATCCTAACTGCCAGCAGCAGCTCCTGACCCTGTGGTATGAGAACCTAGCTGGACTTAGGCAGCAGTCTGCTGGGGTGAAATGCTGGATAGTCCTGGGAGTGGCTATTGGCCTTCCTTTCCTCTCAATCGCATACTGGATAGTGCCCTGCAGTAAG TTCGGTCAGATTCTCCGTAGCCCCTTCATGAAGTTTGTGGCCCATGCTGTTTCATTCACCATCTTTCTTGGACTGCTGGTAATCAATGCCTCGGACAGCTTCGAGGGAGTAAAGAACCTTCCCAACGAGACTATAACAGACCACCCTCTTCAGGTGTTCAGGGTCAAAACCAGTCAATTCTCCTGGACTGAGATGCTCATCATGAATTGGGTGATTG GGATGATCTGGTCGGAGTGTAAGGAGATCTGGGCTGATGGGCCAAGGGAGTATATCATGCACCTCTGGAACGTACTAGACTTTGGCATGCTGTCCATCTTCGTGGCATCCTTCATGGCTCGGCTCATGGCCTTCCTGAGGGCCTCTGAGGCCCAGTTGTATGTGGACATGTATGTTCCCAACATGCCCAACATAGACCTGAGCAACGCCTCACTGCCTCCAAATGTAGCCTATTACACCCATG caAGGAACAGGTGGTTACCCTCCGATCCTCAGCTCATCTCCGAGGGTTTGTACTCCATTGCAGTGGTGCTCAGTTTCTCCCGCATTGCCTACATCTTGCCTGCCAATGAGAGCTTCGGCCCACTTCAAATCTCCCTAGGCCGGACGGTCAAGGACATCGTCAAGTTCATGGTCATTTTCATAATGGTCTTCCTGGCTTTCATGATTGGCATGTTCAATCTATATTCTTATTACCTTGGTGCCAAGTACAACCCTGCCTTCACCAC AGTGGAGGAGAGCTTTAAGACTCTATTTTGGTCCATCTTCGGCTTGTCTGAAGTTATCTCTGTGGTCTTGAAGTATGACCATAAGTTCATAGAGAACATTGGTTATGTTCTCTTTGGCATCTACAATGTAACCATGGTAATCGTACTGCTCAACATGCTGATTGCAATGATCAATCACTCCTATCAGGAGATTGAG GAGGATGCTGATGTGGAGTGGAAGTTTGCCCGTGCTAAACTCTGGCTGTCCTACTTTGACGAGGGACATACTCTTCCCCCACCATTTAACCTGGTTCCCAGCCCCAAGTCCTTCTACTACCTAGTCCTGCGCACAAGGGCTTGTCTGGTGAGGCTGTGCAAGGCCAAAGCCTGTCTCCAAGACAACCAGCGGGAGACGGCCATGATCAATTTGCGATTTAAG ATCAAGCAGTACAGACCTCAAACGAGGACACCAGGGCAAGATGACTTCACCATTAAACATCCTACTCGATACCAG AAACTGATGAAGAGGCTCATTAAGCGATATGTGCTAAAGGCTCAGGTTGACAGTGAAAATGACGAAATCAACGAAG GGGAGCTGAAGGAGATCAAGCAGGACATCTCCAGCCTGCGATATGAGCTTCTGGAAGAGAAGTCTCAGGCCACAGAAGAACTAGCTGACTTGATCCAACAGCTTGGTGACAAGCTTAGCAAGAACGCCAAGAAACCTTGA